One stretch of Pedobacter riviphilus DNA includes these proteins:
- a CDS encoding hydroxypyruvate isomerase family protein: MGPKDWPTLKKHGLESTMCNGAEINLVDGFNDEKFHEKLIQNYTAMIPLVAEAGYKNLICFSGNRRGKDDETGWNNCVKGLKQLIPLAEKHNVVLVMELLNSKVNHKDYQCDRTSWGAELCKRVGSENFKLLYDIYHMQIDEGDVIRNIRDYHQYIAHYHTAGVPGRNEIDDTQELYYPAIMKAIAETGFKGYVAQEFIPKQADKIASLKKAVEICDI; this comes from the coding sequence GTGGGACCGAAAGATTGGCCTACTTTAAAAAAACATGGTTTGGAATCTACCATGTGTAATGGTGCAGAGATTAATTTAGTAGACGGTTTTAACGACGAAAAATTTCACGAAAAGTTAATTCAAAATTATACCGCAATGATTCCGCTTGTTGCCGAAGCTGGTTATAAAAACCTGATCTGCTTTAGTGGAAACCGTCGGGGTAAAGATGATGAAACCGGTTGGAACAATTGCGTTAAAGGGTTAAAACAGTTAATTCCTTTGGCCGAAAAGCACAATGTAGTATTGGTTATGGAGTTGTTAAATAGCAAAGTTAACCATAAAGATTACCAATGCGATAGAACATCATGGGGAGCTGAGCTTTGCAAACGTGTGGGCTCAGAAAACTTCAAATTGCTTTACGATATCTATCACATGCAAATTGATGAAGGTGACGTAATCAGAAACATCAGAGATTATCACCAGTATATTGCACACTATCACACTGCAGGCGTACCTGGCCGCAATGAAATAGACGATACTCAGGAGCTGTATTACCCAGCTATTATGAAAGCCATTGCCGAAACCGGCTTTAAAGGTTACGTGGCACAAGAATTTATACCTAAACAAGCAGATAAAATTGCCTCATTAAAAAAGGCTGTTGAGATCTGCGATATTTAA
- a CDS encoding sugar phosphate isomerase/epimerase family protein: protein MISRRNFIINSSMAAAAALLVPSFVFAAADKRAVGLQLYSLREELPKDVKGTLEKIAKAGFKEVETYGFSIKDQFWGLTPAQFKKLLDDNGLKAPSGHYGLGTYLSDGNTTELKAAIAAAKVLKSEYVTIPWLDSSIRKNAEDYKKIAARINEAGKMCKAAGIRLAYHNHNFEFEKIGNTTGYEILLKGTDKKLVDFELDLYWVVRSGNDPIKLFKENPGRFTMWHVKDMDKANPALNAEVGTGAINFKPIFANAKLSGMKHFFVEHETNYKPNPMASVAASCAYIKKEII from the coding sequence ATGATATCAAGAAGAAATTTTATAATCAACAGCAGCATGGCTGCAGCAGCGGCCCTTTTAGTTCCCTCATTTGTTTTTGCAGCAGCCGATAAAAGAGCAGTTGGCCTCCAATTGTATTCTTTAAGAGAAGAATTGCCAAAAGATGTAAAAGGGACATTAGAAAAAATTGCCAAAGCTGGTTTTAAAGAAGTTGAAACATATGGCTTTTCAATAAAGGATCAGTTTTGGGGTTTAACACCTGCCCAGTTTAAAAAACTGCTAGATGATAATGGATTAAAAGCACCAAGTGGTCATTATGGTTTAGGCACTTATTTAAGCGATGGCAATACAACTGAATTAAAAGCTGCAATTGCAGCAGCTAAAGTACTTAAAAGCGAGTATGTAACCATTCCCTGGTTAGATTCAAGCATCAGAAAAAATGCTGAGGATTATAAGAAAATTGCAGCCAGAATAAATGAAGCTGGGAAAATGTGTAAAGCAGCTGGTATCCGTTTAGCTTACCACAACCACAATTTTGAATTCGAAAAAATTGGCAATACTACCGGTTATGAAATTTTGTTAAAAGGTACCGATAAAAAATTAGTTGATTTCGAACTCGATCTGTATTGGGTGGTACGTTCAGGAAACGATCCTATAAAACTGTTTAAAGAAAATCCCGGCCGTTTTACCATGTGGCATGTTAAAGATATGGATAAAGCTAATCCAGCCTTAAATGCTGAAGTAGGAACCGGCGCTATAAATTTCAAACCGATTTTTGCCAATGCTAAACTTTCGGGTATGAAACATTTCTTTGTTGAGCACGAAACCAACTACAAACCAAATCCAATGGCATCTGTTGCAGCAAGCTGTGCTTACATTAAAAAGGAGATCATTTAA
- a CDS encoding sugar phosphate isomerase/epimerase family protein yields MNSRRTFLKQAGLAAGAAFLIPSFAFDKASKNIGLQLYSLRNELPKDVKGIIEKVAQAGYKEVETYGFSNGKFWGLTPKEFKALLNANGLKAPSGHYGMDDFLKTGKTDKLKADIESSAAIGGKFFTIAGAHVDMSKGVDGFKKTAEAFNKVAQIAKASGLKFAYHNHDFEFKKLGDTTGYDVYLSETDKNLVNFEMDLYWVVRSGNDPLALFKKYPGRFPMWHVKDMDKAKPEWNTEVGKGSIDFKSIFAQAKLSGMQHFFVEHETNYQPDPIGSIKTSCDYIKANLI; encoded by the coding sequence ATGAATTCAAGAAGAACATTCTTAAAGCAAGCAGGGTTAGCCGCTGGAGCAGCATTCTTAATCCCTTCTTTTGCCTTTGATAAAGCCAGTAAAAATATTGGTTTACAACTGTACTCTTTACGTAATGAATTGCCAAAAGATGTTAAAGGCATTATCGAAAAAGTAGCACAGGCCGGTTATAAAGAAGTTGAAACCTATGGTTTTTCTAACGGAAAATTTTGGGGCTTAACACCAAAAGAATTTAAAGCATTACTTAATGCCAATGGTTTAAAAGCACCAAGCGGTCATTATGGCATGGATGATTTCTTAAAAACAGGCAAAACTGATAAGTTAAAGGCAGATATCGAATCTTCAGCAGCCATTGGCGGTAAATTTTTTACTATTGCTGGTGCACATGTAGACATGAGCAAAGGTGTGGATGGCTTTAAGAAAACTGCTGAAGCTTTTAACAAAGTTGCCCAAATTGCAAAAGCATCAGGTTTAAAATTTGCTTACCACAACCACGATTTCGAATTTAAAAAATTAGGCGATACCACTGGTTATGATGTTTACTTAAGCGAAACCGATAAAAATCTGGTCAATTTCGAAATGGATTTATACTGGGTTGTACGCTCGGGTAATGATCCGTTAGCTTTGTTTAAAAAATATCCAGGCCGCTTCCCAATGTGGCATGTTAAAGATATGGATAAAGCCAAACCTGAATGGAATACCGAAGTGGGTAAAGGTTCTATTGATTTTAAAAGCATTTTTGCCCAGGCAAAACTTTCAGGCATGCAACATTTCTTTGTAGAGCACGAAACCAACTATCAACCTGATCCTATTGGTTCAATCAAAACAAGCTGCGATTATATCAAAGCCAATTTGATTTAA
- a CDS encoding aspartate-semialdehyde dehydrogenase, with the protein MKVAVVGATGLVGTVMLKVLEERNFPLTELIPVASEKSVGKEITFKGKKFPIVSMDTAISMKPDIALFSAGGNTSLEHAPRFKEAGTTVIDNSSAWRMDPAIKLIVPEVNAHELSIDNKIIANPNCSTIQMVVVLKPLHDKYKIKRVIVSTYQSVTGTGVKAVEQLMNERKGIDGPKAYPYEIDLNVLPHIDVFTDNGYTKEEMKMVKETNKIMSDDSIKVTATTVRIPVMGGHSESVNIEFENDFDLAEVRSILEKAPGVIVIDDVANLKYPMPKDAHEKDEVFVGRIRRDESAPKALNLWIVADNLRKGAATNAVQIAEYLIQKELV; encoded by the coding sequence ATGAAAGTAGCAGTAGTGGGTGCCACCGGATTGGTCGGCACTGTCATGTTAAAAGTATTGGAGGAAAGAAATTTCCCTTTAACAGAGTTAATTCCCGTAGCATCAGAAAAGAGTGTTGGCAAGGAAATTACTTTTAAGGGTAAGAAGTTCCCAATTGTTAGCATGGATACTGCAATCAGCATGAAGCCAGATATCGCTTTGTTTTCGGCAGGTGGAAATACTTCATTGGAACATGCTCCGCGTTTTAAAGAAGCCGGAACAACCGTTATCGATAACTCTTCTGCATGGCGAATGGATCCTGCAATTAAATTAATTGTACCAGAAGTTAATGCACACGAGCTTTCTATCGATAACAAAATTATTGCTAACCCGAATTGTTCTACCATTCAAATGGTTGTGGTTTTAAAACCTTTGCACGATAAATACAAAATTAAACGTGTAATCGTTTCCACCTATCAATCGGTTACAGGTACAGGTGTTAAAGCCGTTGAGCAGCTAATGAACGAGCGTAAAGGCATTGATGGCCCTAAAGCTTATCCATACGAAATTGATTTGAATGTTCTTCCGCATATTGATGTTTTCACAGATAACGGATATACCAAAGAAGAAATGAAAATGGTTAAAGAAACGAACAAAATAATGAGCGATGATAGCATTAAAGTTACCGCTACTACAGTTCGTATCCCGGTTATGGGCGGCCACTCAGAATCAGTAAATATCGAGTTCGAAAATGATTTCGATTTAGCTGAAGTGCGTAGTATTTTAGAAAAAGCACCAGGCGTGATCGTTATTGATGATGTTGCTAACCTAAAATACCCAATGCCTAAAGATGCGCATGAAAAAGATGAAGTTTTTGTAGGCCGTATCCGTAGAGACGAATCGGCACCGAAAGCATTAAACCTTTGGATTGTTGCAGATAATTTGCGCAAAGGCGCTGCAACCAATGCTGTTCAGATTGCCGAATATCTAATTCAGAAAGAATTAGTTTAA
- a CDS encoding CDP-alcohol phosphatidyltransferase family protein, translating into MKHIPIALIYSRLLIGFIIILLSFFHTNHYSFLAITLLSIGLLTDVFDGIIARKFNISTEKLRRLDSSIDQVFFISVAVATYLQCPDFFKVNLVKLIVLGAFEASTYTLSYIKFRKEIATHSIGAKIWTLTIFTTLVEIIVHCESVILFEFCFWIGLATRLEILAIVFTLKKWTNDVPSIYHAVKLRKGKEIKRNKLFNG; encoded by the coding sequence ATGAAACATATTCCAATCGCTTTAATATATTCCAGATTACTGATTGGTTTTATAATAATACTATTAAGCTTTTTCCACACCAATCACTATTCTTTTCTGGCAATCACATTATTATCGATCGGTTTATTAACAGATGTATTCGATGGAATAATAGCCAGAAAATTCAATATCTCCACAGAAAAATTACGACGTTTAGACTCCAGCATCGATCAGGTATTTTTTATTTCAGTTGCGGTTGCTACTTATTTACAATGTCCCGATTTTTTCAAAGTCAACTTGGTAAAACTGATTGTCCTTGGCGCTTTCGAAGCTTCAACCTATACATTAAGCTATATCAAATTCAGAAAAGAAATCGCTACGCATTCTATCGGCGCCAAAATATGGACTTTGACTATATTTACCACTTTGGTTGAAATTATAGTTCATTGCGAATCGGTAATATTATTTGAGTTTTGCTTTTGGATCGGGCTGGCAACGAGGTTAGAAATACTCGCCATTGTTTTCACCCTAAAAAAATGGACCAACGACGTACCAAGCATCTATCACGCAGTAAAATTGAGAAAGGGAAAAGAAATTAAGCGCAACAAACTGTTTAATGGATAA
- the dacB gene encoding D-alanyl-D-alanine carboxypeptidase/D-alanyl-D-alanine endopeptidase, giving the protein MRLKIYPLLFLVFAANITIAQNRVQNLEKAFDNLLNDEQAKHAIASLCVLDANTGKTLYAKNEQIGLATASTLKTITAATAFSILGKDFQFQTTLAYTGTITTEGILKGNLIIIGSGDPTLGSWRYQNKENAVLTQWVAAIKSAGIKKIEGTVIGDDRIFGTQTTPEGWVWQDIGNYYGAGTSGLAWRENQFDIQLRPGSSTADAVKIVKTVPATPYVQIVNELKTGDPGSGDRAYAFLPPYSNTAYIRGSLGMGISKSGISVATPDPAFDCAYRLQDTLKRLGIPTSQQATTARLMTLNNQVIPSITQKISTISSPNLSEITYWFLKKSINLYGESLLKTIAIKSGKLSTTSKGAETEISFWADKGIDKTALNIIDGSGLSPGDRITTSAMASILFQIQKENWFPDYYKALPEYNGMKIKSGTINDVSAFAGYHTDAAGNKYVVVININNYSGSGINKKLFRVLDELK; this is encoded by the coding sequence ATGCGATTAAAAATATATCCCCTATTGTTTCTAGTTTTTGCTGCAAACATTACAATTGCCCAAAACCGAGTTCAGAACCTTGAAAAAGCCTTCGATAATTTATTAAATGATGAACAGGCAAAACATGCCATAGCTTCACTTTGCGTTTTAGATGCTAATACAGGCAAAACGCTTTATGCCAAAAATGAGCAAATCGGCCTGGCTACGGCTTCAACCTTAAAAACCATAACTGCAGCCACGGCTTTCAGTATTTTAGGGAAAGATTTTCAATTCCAAACCACATTGGCTTATACTGGAACCATTACTACAGAAGGAATATTAAAAGGAAACCTGATCATTATTGGCAGTGGCGACCCCACTTTGGGCTCCTGGCGATATCAAAACAAAGAGAATGCTGTTTTAACGCAATGGGTTGCTGCAATAAAATCGGCAGGTATCAAAAAAATTGAAGGTACAGTAATTGGGGACGATCGCATTTTCGGTACACAAACAACTCCTGAAGGCTGGGTTTGGCAAGATATTGGCAATTACTATGGTGCAGGAACTTCAGGTTTAGCCTGGCGGGAAAATCAATTCGATATTCAGTTAAGGCCTGGAAGTAGCACAGCAGATGCAGTAAAAATTGTAAAAACAGTTCCGGCTACACCTTATGTTCAAATTGTAAATGAATTAAAAACTGGCGATCCGGGATCTGGAGATCGGGCCTATGCTTTTTTACCTCCATATAGCAATACCGCTTATATCCGCGGTAGCTTGGGCATGGGCATTAGTAAATCGGGGATTTCAGTCGCAACACCCGACCCTGCCTTCGATTGTGCTTACCGCTTACAGGATACCCTTAAAAGATTGGGAATCCCGACCAGCCAACAAGCAACAACAGCTCGCTTAATGACTTTAAATAACCAGGTAATTCCTTCTATTACACAGAAAATAAGCACCATAAGTTCGCCTAACTTAAGTGAGATCACCTATTGGTTTTTAAAGAAAAGCATCAATCTATATGGCGAATCGCTTTTAAAAACCATTGCGATAAAATCAGGCAAATTGAGTACAACAAGTAAAGGGGCAGAAACTGAAATCAGTTTCTGGGCCGATAAAGGCATTGATAAAACAGCATTGAATATTATCGACGGCAGCGGACTCTCTCCAGGTGACAGGATAACCACTTCGGCAATGGCCAGTATACTTTTCCAGATTCAAAAAGAAAATTGGTTTCCTGATTATTATAAAGCCCTGCCAGAATACAATGGCATGAAGATTAAAAGCGGAACGATAAATGACGTTTCGGCGTTTGCAGGCTACCATACTGATGCAGCGGGCAACAAATATGTGGTAGTGATTAATATTAATAATTATAGCGGAAGTGGGATTAACAAGAAACTGTTTAGGGTACTAGATGAATTGAAGTAA
- a CDS encoding ABC transporter ATP-binding protein, whose protein sequence is MLHFNQFEKSYFNHLILKIDNIKIPEGIFWIKGSNGAGKSTLLKAIAGILSFKGDIAIGTVYLKDHGVSYRKLVNFAEAEPLYPEFLTGFEMVDLFAKAKGAISSQGETLITDMGMKPYIHNPVGSYSSGMLKKLSLVLAFLGQPRLILLDEPLNTIDVESLEILYRWINEKYQNEKISFLLSSHQSLDEAKLPGLKQINIDDKKITLNF, encoded by the coding sequence ATGTTACACTTCAATCAATTTGAAAAATCTTATTTCAATCATCTTATTTTAAAGATAGATAATATTAAAATTCCTGAAGGCATTTTCTGGATAAAAGGTAGCAATGGGGCAGGTAAAAGCACGCTGCTGAAAGCAATTGCTGGAATATTGTCTTTTAAGGGCGATATCGCAATTGGTACAGTCTACTTAAAAGATCATGGCGTTTCTTATCGAAAGCTTGTAAATTTTGCCGAAGCAGAACCGTTATACCCTGAATTTTTAACTGGATTTGAAATGGTTGATCTTTTTGCTAAAGCAAAAGGAGCTATCTCCAGTCAAGGAGAGACTTTAATAACTGATATGGGAATGAAGCCATACATCCATAACCCGGTGGGTTCATATTCTAGTGGCATGTTAAAAAAGCTGTCGTTGGTTTTGGCTTTTTTAGGGCAACCAAGATTGATCTTATTAGATGAACCTTTAAATACAATCGATGTAGAATCTTTAGAAATATTATACCGTTGGATCAATGAAAAGTATCAAAATGAAAAAATCAGTTTTTTATTGTCTTCACATCAATCATTAGATGAAGCGAAACTGCCTGGATTAAAACAGATTAATATCGATGATAAAAAAATAACATTGAATTTTTAA
- a CDS encoding GNAT family N-acetyltransferase, whose protein sequence is MQLVLRPYQPSDVENLVKHANNFNISKYLTNKFPFPYEEKDGKAFIQLALSHDPLQIKAIVLNDEVIGSIGVHQLTDIYSKSAEMGYWIAEEHWGKGIAPLVIKEMLKYGFETFDIERIFARTSHTNLASQQVLKKAGFVFEAELKGTIFKNGEYFDELIFGFRKHQLS, encoded by the coding sequence ATGCAATTAGTTTTACGCCCTTATCAACCTAGTGATGTTGAAAATTTGGTTAAACATGCCAATAATTTCAACATTTCTAAATACCTGACCAATAAATTCCCTTTCCCGTACGAAGAAAAAGATGGAAAGGCTTTTATCCAGTTAGCTTTGAGTCACGATCCCCTACAGATCAAAGCCATTGTGTTGAACGATGAAGTAATCGGATCGATAGGTGTGCATCAACTTACAGATATCTACAGCAAAAGTGCAGAAATGGGCTATTGGATTGCTGAGGAACATTGGGGCAAGGGCATTGCTCCGCTTGTTATAAAAGAAATGCTTAAATATGGTTTCGAAACATTTGATATCGAAAGGATTTTCGCCAGGACTTCACATACCAACTTGGCCTCACAACAGGTTTTAAAAAAAGCAGGTTTTGTTTTCGAGGCGGAGTTGAAAGGAACCATTTTTAAAAATGGCGAATATTTTGATGAATTAATTTTCGGGTTCAGGAAACATCAGTTAAGCTAA
- a CDS encoding DUF2911 domain-containing protein — MKLFNKITALFIMLLAVVDLANAQDLKIPQASSGQTIIQDFGLGKITLSYSRPNVKGRKIFGGMEPMGAVWRTGANAATRIKFTDAVQIEGKDLPAGEYGLFSIPGKNEWTVIFNKTANQWGAYEYKESDDVLRVKVKTTTLKDKVETLTMQFSAVSETSATLNMMWENSAFAINVTTSIDEKVMANIAEAMKGEKKPYFAAAQYYFQNGKDLKQALEWMTEAEKSDMKAPWFKYWKGRIQLKMGDKAGAEASAKAGLALATEAKVDEYIRLNSQLLAEAKK; from the coding sequence ATGAAATTATTCAACAAAATTACAGCACTATTTATCATGCTATTAGCTGTGGTAGATTTAGCAAATGCACAAGATTTAAAAATACCGCAAGCCAGTAGTGGGCAAACCATTATCCAGGATTTTGGATTAGGCAAAATCACTTTAAGCTACTCGCGCCCAAATGTTAAGGGTCGAAAAATATTTGGCGGAATGGAACCAATGGGAGCAGTTTGGCGCACTGGAGCAAATGCAGCAACACGTATTAAATTTACGGATGCTGTTCAAATTGAAGGCAAAGACCTGCCTGCCGGAGAATATGGTCTATTCAGCATACCAGGCAAAAACGAATGGACAGTTATTTTTAACAAAACGGCCAATCAATGGGGTGCGTACGAGTATAAAGAAAGTGACGATGTACTACGTGTAAAAGTAAAAACAACAACTTTAAAGGATAAAGTAGAAACCCTTACCATGCAATTTTCGGCTGTTAGCGAAACTTCTGCAACGTTAAATATGATGTGGGAAAATAGTGCCTTTGCCATCAATGTTACTACTTCCATTGACGAAAAAGTAATGGCTAATATTGCTGAAGCGATGAAAGGTGAAAAGAAACCATATTTTGCGGCTGCACAATATTATTTTCAAAATGGAAAAGATTTAAAACAAGCTTTAGAATGGATGACTGAGGCAGAAAAATCTGACATGAAGGCACCTTGGTTTAAATACTGGAAAGGCCGTATCCAATTAAAAATGGGTGATAAAGCTGGTGCAGAAGCTTCAGCCAAAGCAGGCTTGGCTTTAGCAACTGAAGCAAAGGTAGATGAGTATATACGTTTAAACTCTCAATTATTGGCTGAAGCTAAAAAATAA
- the eno gene encoding phosphopyruvate hydratase: MSIIVNVHARQILDSRGNPTVEVEVVTEAGAFGRAAVPSGASTGQYEAVELRDGDKSTYLGKGVLKAVENVNTKIADALRGIDVFEQNTIDKIMLDLDGTENKGNLGANAILGVSLAAAKAAADEIGQPLYRYIGGVNANTLPIPMMNIINGGSHSDAPIAFQEFMIMPVGAPSFSEALRWGTEVFHSLKKILHDRGLSTAVGDEGGFAPTFDGTEDAIETVLKAIETAGYKPGSQICLALDCASSEFYKDGKYDYTKFEGATGVIRSSEEQAQYLADLSAKYPIISIEDGMDENDWTGWKSLTDKIGDHVQLVGDDLFVTNVTRLQRGIDEATANSILVKVNQIGSLTETINAVTLAQNNGYTSVMSHRSGETEDVTIADLAVALNCGQIKTGSASRSDRIAKYNQLLRIEEELGENARFIGSKFKYAKK, translated from the coding sequence ATGAGCATAATCGTTAATGTCCATGCCAGACAGATTCTCGATTCGAGAGGCAATCCAACAGTAGAAGTAGAAGTAGTAACAGAGGCAGGCGCTTTTGGCCGTGCTGCTGTACCAAGCGGTGCATCTACTGGACAATATGAGGCTGTTGAATTACGTGATGGTGATAAATCTACATATTTAGGTAAAGGTGTTTTAAAAGCTGTAGAAAATGTAAATACTAAAATTGCTGATGCATTAAGAGGTATTGATGTTTTTGAGCAAAATACAATTGATAAAATCATGTTAGACCTAGATGGTACCGAAAACAAAGGTAACTTAGGTGCTAATGCTATTTTAGGCGTTTCATTGGCTGCTGCTAAAGCTGCTGCTGACGAAATCGGCCAGCCATTATACCGCTATATTGGTGGTGTTAACGCAAACACTTTACCAATTCCGATGATGAACATCATTAACGGTGGTTCTCACTCTGATGCGCCTATCGCTTTCCAGGAATTTATGATTATGCCGGTTGGTGCTCCTTCTTTCTCTGAGGCTTTACGTTGGGGAACTGAAGTTTTCCATAGCTTGAAAAAAATTCTTCACGATAGAGGCTTATCTACTGCTGTAGGTGATGAAGGTGGTTTTGCACCAACTTTTGATGGTACTGAAGATGCAATTGAAACCGTATTAAAAGCAATTGAAACTGCTGGTTACAAACCAGGTTCTCAAATCTGTTTAGCTTTAGATTGTGCATCATCTGAGTTCTATAAAGATGGTAAATATGACTATACTAAATTTGAAGGCGCTACTGGAGTAATTCGTTCTAGTGAAGAGCAGGCACAGTATTTAGCTGATCTTTCTGCAAAATATCCAATTATCTCTATTGAAGATGGTATGGACGAGAACGACTGGACAGGCTGGAAAAGCTTAACGGATAAAATCGGCGACCATGTTCAATTGGTTGGTGATGATTTATTTGTAACTAACGTTACCCGTTTACAACGTGGTATCGACGAGGCTACTGCTAACTCGATCCTGGTAAAAGTAAACCAGATCGGTTCTTTAACTGAAACCATCAATGCCGTAACTTTAGCACAAAACAATGGCTATACTTCAGTAATGAGTCACCGTTCTGGCGAAACTGAAGATGTTACCATCGCTGATTTAGCTGTTGCATTAAACTGCGGACAGATTAAAACCGGTTCTGCATCACGTTCGGACAGGATCGCAAAATACAATCAATTATTACGTATTGAAGAAGAATTAGGCGAAAACGCTCGTTTCATCGGTTCAAAATTCAAATACGCTAAAAAATAA
- a CDS encoding FtsB family cell division protein: MKRLIDLFRNKYFLATVAFAMWMLFFDKNDMMSQYEYRSQANKLQEEKEYFEKETAQVKKDLNELNTNLNTAEKFAREKYFMKKDNEDVFVIIQEEKKD, translated from the coding sequence ATGAAACGTTTAATAGACCTGTTCCGCAATAAATATTTCCTTGCAACTGTCGCTTTTGCGATGTGGATGCTATTTTTCGACAAAAACGATATGATGTCGCAATACGAGTACCGCAGTCAGGCCAATAAACTGCAGGAAGAAAAAGAATATTTCGAGAAAGAAACCGCCCAGGTTAAAAAAGATTTAAACGAACTAAATACCAATCTGAATACAGCTGAAAAATTTGCCCGCGAAAAATATTTCATGAAAAAAGACAATGAAGATGTTTTTGTGATTATCCAGGAAGAGAAAAAAGATTAA
- a CDS encoding trimeric intracellular cation channel family protein has protein sequence MLHVLYIIAITAEAMTAALSAGRRDMDWVGVCIIAWVTALGGGTVRNVLFGHYPMSWVEHPEYLVITAAAALLAAFIASIMTKLKKLFLYLDALGLVVFTIIGCQVAQQIHLPYLIVLFSGMITGCAGGVLRDVLCNEVPFLFRKEIYASAAIVTGAIYIGIEHFHGSEMLATVLAAIVGLTLRLLSIRFEWHMPKFVYRDEWH, from the coding sequence ATGCTCCACGTCCTTTACATTATCGCCATAACAGCCGAAGCCATGACTGCCGCGCTTTCTGCTGGCAGACGTGATATGGATTGGGTTGGTGTTTGTATTATTGCCTGGGTTACAGCATTAGGTGGTGGAACGGTTAGAAATGTGCTGTTTGGACATTACCCGATGAGCTGGGTAGAACACCCTGAATATTTAGTGATTACCGCTGCCGCAGCCTTACTTGCTGCATTTATTGCTTCGATCATGACTAAGCTTAAAAAGCTATTCCTTTACCTTGATGCTTTAGGTTTAGTGGTATTTACCATTATTGGTTGTCAGGTAGCACAGCAAATCCATTTACCTTATTTAATTGTACTTTTTAGCGGCATGATAACCGGTTGTGCAGGCGGCGTACTTCGTGATGTACTTTGCAATGAGGTTCCATTTCTTTTTAGAAAAGAGATTTATGCCAGTGCAGCCATCGTTACCGGTGCCATTTATATCGGCATAGAGCATTTTCATGGTTCCGAAATGCTGGCTACTGTTTTGGCTGCCATAGTAGGCTTAACACTAAGGTTGCTTTCCATACGTTTCGAATGGCACATGCCCAAGTTTGTTTACCGGGATGAATGGCACTAG
- a CDS encoding L,D-transpeptidase family protein, with the protein MSLSLMVNAQNNFKATQIKFERVEKAYNEKWETLKKFVQAGGYGDQFSMIINAYKTEGKLEVWLKNNSAKTYSLFRTYDFCAHSGTIGPKVIEGDGQTPEGFYYINVFNPMSNFHLSLGVNYPNAVDYARTGKDRKPGGDIYIHGNCVTVGCIPLTDEKIKEVYVLGVEAKNAGQEMIPVNIYPFKMTDGNMKKYIAQFPAQASFWKSLQPGYLAFEKNKNQANISEVKGNYVVK; encoded by the coding sequence GTGTCTCTAAGTCTTATGGTAAACGCCCAAAATAATTTTAAAGCCACTCAAATTAAATTTGAAAGAGTAGAAAAGGCCTATAATGAAAAATGGGAAACGCTGAAAAAATTTGTTCAGGCCGGTGGTTACGGAGATCAATTCTCGATGATAATCAATGCCTACAAAACAGAAGGAAAACTGGAAGTATGGTTAAAAAATAATTCAGCAAAAACCTATTCGTTGTTTAGAACATATGATTTCTGTGCACATTCTGGCACTATCGGCCCGAAAGTGATTGAAGGAGATGGACAAACACCTGAGGGATTTTATTACATAAATGTTTTCAACCCCATGAGCAACTTTCATTTATCCCTGGGCGTAAACTATCCAAATGCTGTAGATTATGCCAGAACGGGAAAAGATAGAAAACCTGGAGGTGATATCTACATTCATGGCAATTGCGTAACCGTTGGATGCATTCCATTAACCGACGAAAAAATTAAAGAAGTTTATGTTTTAGGCGTTGAAGCTAAAAATGCTGGCCAGGAAATGATCCCGGTTAATATCTATCCGTTCAAAATGACAGATGGAAATATGAAGAAATACATTGCTCAATTCCCTGCTCAGGCCAGCTTTTGGAAATCGCTGCAGCCAGGGTATTTAGCTTTTGAGAAGAATAAAAACCAGGCTAACATAAGTGAGGTAAAAGGGAATTATGTTGTAAAATAG